A single genomic interval of Primulina huaijiensis isolate GDHJ02 chromosome 7, ASM1229523v2, whole genome shotgun sequence harbors:
- the LOC140981500 gene encoding basic leucine zipper 9-like: MESNKPVFNGGSVFGGCSNMKKSDSLLALRELFVLEDEKKIPHKVGIFGGSDHGFFDMENTDHNIPLPFRSSEILREFSGSNSLADTSFWSQNLYPNPSNASATIDSKSAYIDSPLSASNPKGGGNEAVGPSSGSSHEQSDDDDLETEAGPCVQSTDHVDIKRMKRMVSNRESAQRSRKRKQAHLSELEQQVEQLRGEKSSLFKQLADASQEFKDSTTNNRVLKSDVEALRAKVKLAEDLVARGSLTSSLSHLLQNYLNATPQGYVHNHMNRMDNLSSILTASGEENSHYRTITDSHIGFENAETLSANTTNGVIGDPASHVPDIWSWPSHVVPVSK; this comes from the exons ATGGAAAGTAATAAACCAGTCTTTAATGGTGGTTCTGTCTTTGGAGGTTGCAGTAACATGAAAAAAAGCGATTCTTTATTGGCGCTTCGGGAGCTCTTTGTATTAGAAGATGAGAAGAAAATACCCCACAAAGTTGGGATCTTTGGAGGGTCGGATCACGGTTTCTTTGATATGGAAAATACTGACCATAACATCCCGCTTCCTTTCCGGAGTTCG GAAATTTTAAGGGAGTTCTCAGGTTCCAACTCTTTGGCAGACACCTCGTTCTGGTCTCAGAATCTTTATCCTAACCCGTCTAATGCTTCAGCAACAATTGACTCCAAGTCAGCATATA TTGATAGTCCATTATCCGCCAGTAATCCCAAGGGTGGGGGTAATGAAGCAGTTGGACCAAGCAGTGGTTCCTCACATGAGCAATCGGATGACGATGATCTAGAGACAGAAGCTGGACCTTGTGTACAAAGCACGGATCATGTAGACATTAAGCGCATGAAAAG GATGGTTTCCAACAGGGAATCAGCTCAGCGTTCTAGAAAAAGAAAGCAAGCTCATTTATCCGAGCTTGAACAACAG GTCGAACAACTGCGAGGTGAGAAATCGTCTTTGTTCAAACAACTGGCAGATGCTTCTCAGGAGTTTAAAGACTCCACCACAAACAATCGAGTGCTTAAATCCGATGTAGAAGCTCTAAGAGCAAAG GTGAAACTAGCCGAAGATCTTGTTGCTCGAGGCTCGCTGACCTCAAGTTTAAGCCATCTTCTTCAAAATTATCTGAACGCTACGCCACAAGGATATGTCCACAACCACATGAATCGGATGGATAACCTCTCCTCAATACTGACTGCTAGTGGAGAAGAAAATTCTCATTACAGAACCATTACAGATTCACACATTGGGTTCGAAAATGCTGAGACGCTCAGCGCAAATACCACCAATGGAGTCATCGGGGACCCTGCTAGCCATGTGCCGGATATATGGTCTTGGCCATCTCATGTTGTTCCAGTGTCTAAATGA
- the LOC140980438 gene encoding uncharacterized protein, giving the protein MEWKKCYLDVILVPLGLLVSISYHVWLWHMVRTQPFSTIIGTNARGRRFWVASIMKDNEKKNILAVQTLRNTIMGATLMATTSILLCSGLAAVISSTYSIKKPLNDVVYGAHGEFMVALKYVTLLLILLFSFLCHSLSIRFINQVNFLINCPPGNESGGIVTAGYVSELLERGFLLNTVGNRLFYAALPLLLWIFGPVLVFLCSVTMVPVLYNLDFVFSGEKRKFGAENGNSHASGADLA; this is encoded by the exons ATGGAGTGGAAGAAGTGCTATTTGGATGTGATTCTTGTTCCATTAGGGTTGCTAGTATCCATATCTTATCATGTATGGCTATGGCATATGGTTCGGACTCAACCCTTTTCGACAATCATCGGAACTAATGCCCGTGGCCGGAGATTTTGGGTCGCCTCCATCATGAAG GACAATGAGAAGAAAAACATCCTGGCCGTCCAAACCCTCCGGAACACGATCATGGGCGCCACCCTGATGGCCACCACCTCCATCCTCCTCTGCTCTGGCCTAGCCGCGGTGATCAGCAGCACTTACAGCATCAAAAAACCCTTAAACGACGTCGTCTACGGCGCCCACGGCGAGTTCATGGTGGCCTTAAAATACGTCACCCTACTCCTCATCCTCCTCTTCTCCTTCCTATGCCACTCCCTCTCCATACGCTTCATCAACCAGGTCAACTTCCTCATCAATTGCCCTCCAGGGAACGAGAGCGGCGGCATAGTGACGGCAGGGTACGTGTCGGAGTTGCTGGAGAGGGGCTTCCTGCTGAACACGGTGGGTAACAGGTTGTTCTACGCCGCGTTGCCCCTTCTTTTGTGGATTTTTGGGCCCGTTCTGGTTTTCTTGTGCTCAGTGACCATGGTGCCGGTGCTGTATAATTTGGATTTTGTGTTCTCCGGCGAGAAGAGAAAATTTGGGGCTGAGAACGGGAATAGCCATGCATCTGGAGCAGATCTTGCATGA